A genome region from Brassica oleracea var. oleracea cultivar TO1000 chromosome C2, BOL, whole genome shotgun sequence includes the following:
- the LOC106325669 gene encoding putative L-type lectin-domain containing receptor kinase II.2 yields MAGVVGSHGVREDHLWMIISVHAMLLVLAQEGYHFLEYDFREANLYLDGMANTNGGPLHLTNDTKASTGHAMLKTPMNFTASSPSSFSFSTQFVFVIFPLAKPPAYGQGMAFVVAPKIDLMISANGTATSGLGLFNSANNNKTETRILAIELDTNESSEPLDQSDNHVGIDVNSIFSVQYANASYFDATEGKNKTLLLASEKPILIWIDYDGTEKLLNVTLAPVPTPKPVSPLLSSSIKPSVPLLSRPINLSEIFNETMFVGFSGSTGTVKSDQYILAWSFKKGGKSENIDLSKVMDPPTRPPPPSAPPPPSPPESEFKGSKTLILVATIPSIAILLMLGGILYLYQRRKYAEVLEQWEQEYIPQRYSFKNLYKATKGFKESQLIGAEGFGKVYKGELLSGTQIAVKRVSHDAEQGMQQYVAEIASMGRLRHKNLVQLLGYCRRKGELLLVYDYMPNGSLDNYLFNKEKVKDLTWSQRLNIIKGVASALLYLHEEWEQVVLHRDIKSSNILLDAELNGRLGDFGLARFHDRGQNLEATRVVGTIGYMAPELTAMGVATTKTDVYAFGSFILEVVCGRRPVDPERPVEQMILMKWVATCGSRDNLMITVDSKLEGNFKAEEVKMLLKLGMLCSKSNPENRPSMRHIVQYLKGNVPVPSISFDTTGFGMPNISNETVTQMTTTSTSANFSFEDVTILFGGR; encoded by the exons GTGTGAGAGAAGATCATCTCTGGATGATAATTAGTGTCCATGCGATGCTTTTGGTGCTGGCACAAGAGGGGTATCATTTTTTGGAGTATGACTTCAGAGAAGCAAACCTTTATCTTGATGGGATGGCAAATACCAACGGTGGTCCATTGCATCTTACAAATGATACAAAGGCCAGCACTGGTCATGCTATGCTCAAAACTCCCATGAATTTCACAGCCTCGTCTCCCAGTTCATTTTCCTTTTCAACACAATTTGTCTTTGTAATCTTTCCACTGGCAAAACCTCCTGCATACGGTCAAGGTATGGCTTTTGTGGTAGCTCCTAAGATAGACCTCATG ATATCAGCTAACGGCACTGCAACTTCAGGTTTAGGGCTTTTTAACTCAGCAAATAACAATAAAACTGAAACCCGGATCCTGGCTATAGAGCTTGATACTAATGAAAGCTCTGAACCACTGGACCAAAGCGATAACCATGTAGGGATTGATGTTAATAGTATATTCTCGGTCCAATATGCCAATGCTAGTTACTTTGATGCTACAGAGGGAAAGAATAAAACTCTGCTGCTTGCAAGTGAAAAACCTATTCTGATATGGATAGATTATGATGGAACAGAGAAGCTACTAAATGTAACGTTGGCTCCAGTACCAACTCCAAAGCCAGTTTCACCTCTCTTGTCAAGTTCCATCAAACCAAGTGTGCCTCTCTTGTCAAGACCCATCAATCTTTCAGAGATTTTCAATGAAACAATGTTTGTAGGTTTCTCTGGATCCACAGGCACAGTCAAAAGTGACCAATACATTCTTGCATGGAGTTTCAAGAAAGGTGGCAAATCAGAAAACATTGACCTCTCAAAGGTTATGGATCCCCCTACTCGACCGCCACCACCCTCAGCACCACCACCACCCTCTCCACCAGAGTCAGAGTTTAAAGGCTCAAAAACACTAATTCTAGTTGCTACTATACCTTCAATTGCTATTCTGCTGATGCTTGGAGGAATCTTGTACCTGTACCAGAGAAGGAAGTATGCAGAGGTGCTTGAACAATGGGAACAAGAATATATCCCCCAAAGGTATTCCTTCAAGAACCTCTACAAAGCAACCAAAGGTTTCAAGGAGAGTCAGCTAATTGGAGCCGAGGGTTTCGGAAAAGTATACAAAGGAGAACTTCTTTCCGGTACTCAAATCGCGGTTAAGAGAGTCTCCCATGATGCAGAACAAGGAATGCAACAATACGTAGCAGAGATCGCTAGCATGGGAAGGCTAAGGCACAAGAACTTGGTGCAGCTCCTTGGCTACTGCAGACGCAAAGGTGAATTGCTTTTGGTTTATGACTACATGCCAAATGGAAGCCTTGATAACTACTTGTTCAATAAAGAAAAAGTGAAAGACCTCACTTGGTCTCAGAGATTGAATATAATCAAGGGAGTAGCATCTGCCCTTTTGTATCTTCATGAAGAGTGGGAGCAAGTTGTGTTACACAGAGATATTAAATCTAGCAATATTCTTTTGGACGCGGAACTAAATGGTAGGTTGGGAGATTTTGGGCTTGCAAGGTTTCATGACCGTGGCCAGAATCTTGAAGCCACGCGTGTGGTAGGAACCATTGGCTACATGGCACCTGAGCTTACTGCAATGGGAGTGGCTACCACGAAAACCGATGTCTATGCTTTTGGATCTTTCATCCTTGAGGTGGTTTGTGGAAGGAGGCCAGTAGACCCTGAGAGACCAGTTGAGCAAATGATTTTGATGAAGTGGGTTGCTACTTGCGGAAGCAGAGATAATTTAATGATTACTGTTGACAGTAAACTTGAAGGGAACTTTAAAGCTGAAGAG GTCAAGATGCTTTTGAAGCTAGGCATGCTTTGTTCTAAGAGCAACCCGGAGAATAGACCTAGTATGAGACATATAGTACAATATCTGAAAGGGAATGTTCCTGTTCCGAGCATATCATTTGATACAACTGGTTTTGGTATGCCCAATATAAGCAATGAAACGGTAACACAAATGACAACCACTTCCACTTCAGCTAATTTCTCTTTTGAAGATGTTACAATCCTATTTGGTGGTCGTTGA